From the genome of Agromyces intestinalis:
CGCGAGCGCGACCACCGGCGAGATGCGCACCGCCCGCCGGGCGGGCGTGATCGATGCCGCGAGGGTGAGCACGAGGGCCGCGAGGATGACGATGCCGACGATCACCCATGGCACGACCGGGGCGATGAGCTGCGGTTCGCCCGTCATCGACCCGAGCATCGACTGCGCCCCGAACCATCCGTACGCCGTGCCGAGCACGAGGCCCGTGAGCGTCGCGGCGACCGTGAGCGCCGCGGCCTCGGCGAGGATCATCCGCGTGATCTGCGACCGGTCGAAACCGAGGGCGCGCAGCAGACCGATCTCACGCGTGCGCTGCAGCACGCTGATCGACAGCGTGTTCACGAGGCCCACACCCGCGATCACCGCGCTGAACCCGACGAGCGCCGAGAAGACCGCGACGGTGCCGTCGATGACCGGCCCGATCGCCTCCTCGAGCTGCTCCTGCCCGCTCAGCGCGTCGAGCACCGCGTGCCGGTAGGTCTCCATCGTCACCGCGAACATGGTGACCAGCGTGACTCCGATGACGAGGCCGATCGTCATGCGGGTCGATCGCTCGGGGTGACGCACCGCGTTCTCGGCCGCGAGGCGCGCCGACGGCGAACCGCCCAGGAATCGGCCGACGCCCCGCAGCACGCGCGGCATGATGCGGTCGGCGACCAGCACGATGCCGGTGAACGAGAGGATGCCGCCCACCACGCCGACGAGCACGCCGGTGGGGTGCACGAGCCCGACCAGCACGCCGAGCGCGAGCGCCGCAGCGCCCAGCACGATGAGCACGATGCCCACAACGGTGCGCCCGACCCGCCGGTCGACCTCGGCCACCGACGACTCCCCCGCGTTGCCGAGCGCCTCGGCCGGGCGCACCGAGAGCACCCGGCGCGAACCCGCCCACGCGGCCAGCCAGGTGGTGACCACGACCGCCACCATCGGCACGAGCAGCACGGGGTCGAGGTACCCGTAATCGAATGCCGGGATCGTCTCGGTCGCCACGCCGATCCGGCCGACCACCCAGGCCGCGCCGGTGCCGACGAGCGCGCCGATGACGGCGCCGATCGCCCCGACCGCGAGGCCCTCGCGCGCGATCACGGCGCGCTGCGCCCGCCCCGACGAGCCGATGAGCCGAAGCAAGGCGATGAGGCGGGTGCGCCCGGCGACGACGGTCGCGACGGTGTTCGCCGTGGTGACGGCAGCGACGTACACCGCGATCGCGATGAAGGCGATCGCGAGGAGGTTCAGCAGGAGCGCCACCGTCGCGCTCGACCCCATGACGTCGTCGGCCGAGACGACGGCGGTGAGCATGCCGGTGATCTGCAGCAGCGTCACGCCGAACCCGGACGACAGGGCGGCGACCAGCAGCGTGGGCAGGTGGTCGCGGATGCCCCGGCTCACGCCGCCGCCTCCATCTGCAACATCAGCGACGAGATCTCCTCCGCGCTGGCGCGACCCTGGTCGCGCACGATCCGCCCGTCGGCGAGGAACAGGATGCGGTCGGCGTGGCTCGCGGCGATCGGGTCGTGGGTCACCATCGCGATCGCCTGGCCCGACCGCGACGAAGCCGAAGCCAGCAGCCCCAGCACCTCACGGCCGGTGCGGGAGTCGAGGTTGCCGGTCGGCTCGTCGGCGAAGACCAGGTCGGGCCGAGTCGCCAGCGCCCGCGCGATCGCGACGCGCTGCTGCTGACCGCCCGAAAGTTCGTGCGGCCGGTGCGCCAGCCTGGCGCGCAGCCCGAGGGTGTCGATGAGCTCGTCGATCCAAGCCTGTTCGGTGGCCGCGGGCTTGCGTCCGTCGAGCTCGAACGGCAGCAGGATGTTGCCGCGAACGTCGAGGGTGGGCACGAGGTTGAACGACTGGAAGACGAACCCGATGCGACGCCGGCGCAGCACCGTGAGGGCGCTGTCGCCGAGTTCGGTGATGTCGGTGTCGCCGAGCCATACTCGACCGCTCGTCGGAGTGTCGAGACCGGCCATCAGGTGCATGAGGGTCGACTTGCCCGAGCCCGACGGGCCCATGATCGCGGTGAACTCGCCGCGGCGCAGCCCGATCGACACGTCGTCGAGGGCGATGACCTCGCCCTGGCCGGTTCCGTACCGCTTGCCGAGACCGACGGCGCGCGCGATGAGTCCGAGTTCGGAGGGAGTGTTCTGCATGCCTTCGACGCTACGGACGGCCCCGGCGGCGAAGCATCCGGCTCGAGTCTCGTCCGCGTCATCCGTTCGGATGACCCTCCCACCCACCCCCACCCGACCTTTCTCAGGAGAGATCCTGCGAAGCGCACGTTTCTCAGGAGAACACGCCGTGCACGACGCCGAACCGACCCATTACGCCTGAAAAAGGATCGGGTTGTGCTGGGCGCCTGAAGACCGCCGGCGGGTCAGGCGGGGAGGTCGTGCTCGTAGGCGAAGACGACCAGCTGCACCCGATCGCGCAGTCCGAGCTTCTGCAGCACGCGGCTGACGTGGGTCTTCACGGTCGCCTCGCTCACGAACTCGGCCGCGGCGATCTCGGAGTTCGACAGGCCGCGCGCAGCGAGGTCGAAGATCTCGCGCTCGCGCGACGTGAGCTCGCCCCACGCCGCGGGCGCCGGCCGCCGGCCGTTGCCCCGGCCGACGTGCGCGAACAATTCGCGCGTCGCCGTCGCGGCGAGCACCGCGTTGCCCTGGTGCACGGTGCGGATCGCCGCGAGCAGGAACTCTGGCGCCGCATCCTTCAGGACGAACCCGCTCGCACCCGCGCGGATCGCGCGCGCGGCGTTCTCGTCGAGGTCGAACGTGGTGAGCACGATGATCCGCGGCGCGGGCCGCCCGGCGCGATCTGTGTCGGCGAGGATCCGCTGGGTGGCGGCGATGCCGTCGAGCAGCGGCATCCGAACGTCCATGAGCACGACGTCGGGTTGCGACTCGGCGACCAGCTGCACCGCGGCGACGCCGTCGCCCGCCTCGCCGGCGAACACGAGATCGGGCTGCGACTCGACGAGCATGCGGATGCCCGCGCGGAACAGCGCCTGATCGTCGACGAGGGCGACGCGGATCGGTCTCATGCGGTGGCCTCCGTCATCGGGCTCGCGGGAATCTCTGCGACGAGACGGAATCGTCGGCCGGCCGTCTCCTCGACCTGCAGGCCGCCGCCGCTCAACTGCGCCCGCTCGCGCATGCCGGGGATGCCGTGGCGGAACCCCACCGCGTCAGTCGGGGCATCCGCTCGCAGCACGTTCTCGATCACGAGCCGCACCGCCGACGGGCTCCACGCCAGTTCGAACTCGACCGGACTCGACGTGTCGCCGTGCCGAAGCGCATTCGTGAGCCCCTCCTGCGCAATGCGGTAGACCGCGATCTGATGGCCCGCGCCGAGCGGGACCCTCACGCCCGATTCGGTGAACCGCACGTCGAGGCCGGCCCGGCGCATCTCGGCGATCAGCTCGCCCAGGTCGTCGAGCACGGGCTGCGGCGCCTCCCCCTCGGCGTGGCGCAGTTCGGCCAGCAGCAGTCGCACGTCGCCGAGCGCACGCCGTGCCACCGTCGAGACGGTCTCGAGCGCGTCGATCGCGGCCTCGGGTCGCGCGGCCGCCGCGAACCTGGCACCGTCGGCCTGAGCGATGACGACCGCGAGCGAATGCGCGACCACGTCGTGCATGTCGCGGGCGATGCGGTTGCGCTCCTGCTCGACCGCGTAGCGGTACTCGGCGAGCTCGCGTTCGCGGGTCGCGACCTCCTCGCGACGGCGGGTCTCACGTGACTCGCGCACCGCGCGCATGAGCAGGCCGGCCGTCCAGGCGAGCACCAGCACCGAGATCGCCCCGACGAACAGGATGCCGAGCAGCAGCAGCACCTGCAGCACCTCGCCGGCCGGGTCGGCGGACCCGCCGAACAGCGTCTTCACCAGTCCGAGGTAACCCGTCGCGACGAACGCGCCGACGATCGCCGACGCGAGTCCGAGCCACTTGACCGTGCGACCGCCGTGCGCCGCCGTCGAATACAGCACGCCCAGCACCGCGGCGTCGTAGAGTTGCAGGTCGCGCAGCGCGAGCATCTGCAGCACCGCGCCGGCCCAGGCGATACCGAGCGACCACGCCGGCGAGAGCCGGCGCACCGCCAAGGCGGTGCCGAACAGCACCAGCGCCACGAGGTCGACTCCGTTGCCGAGCAGCGCGAACGGCAGCGACACGAGCGAGAAGAGGGTCGCGAGCACGACGTCGGTCGTGAGCTTGCCGCGGCTCAGTCGCTCAGTGGGATGCACCGATCCACCGTACGTCGTCACCCGCCGGTCTTCGGTGCGCACCGGCCCGAATCATCCGCTCGATGTATGCGCGACACGCGCGCCGCGGGACCCGCGCGCCGCGCGGCACGCGCGCCGAGGGACCCGCGCGCCGCTCGGAACCGACCCGCTCAGAACCCGAGCCGCCCCAGCTGCTTCGGATCGCGCTGCCAGTCCTTGGCGACCTTCACGTGCAGCGCCAGGTACACCTTGCGACCCAGCAACTGCTCGATCTGTGCGCGCGCACTCGCGCCCACCTCCTTGAGCCGCGAGCCGCCCTTGCCGATGATGATGCCCTTCTGGCTGTCGCGCTCGACGTACACGTTCGCGTAGACCTCGAGCAGGTCCTTGTCGTCGCGCTCGATCAGGTCATCGACGGTGACGGCGATCGAGTGCGGCAGCTCGTCGGAGACGCCCTCGAGCGCGGCCTCGCGCACCAGCTCGGCGATGCGCTCGGTGACGTCCTCGTCGGTGAGGGTCTCGGCCGGGTAGAGCGGCTGCTCGGACTCGGGCATGAGCGCCAGCAGCTCGTCGACGAGCACGTCGAGCTGCTCGCCCTTCGGCGCCGACACCGGGATGATCGACGCCCACTCGCGCAGCTGCGAGACGGCGAGCAGCTGCTCGGCCACCTTCGCCTTCGACGCGGCATCCGTCTTGGTCACGATCGCGACCTTCTTCGCCCGCGGATACTGGTCGAGCTGCTCGTTGATGAATCGGTCCCCCGGGCCGATCGCCTCGTTGGCAGGCACGCAGAACGCGATCACGTCGACGTCGCCGAGCGTGGTCTGCACGAGCGTGTTGAGCCGCTCGCCGAGCAGGGTGCGCGGGCGGTGCAGACCCGGCGTGTCGACCAGGATGAGCTGGCCGCGCTCGCGGTGCACGATGCCGCGGATGGCCCGGCGCGTCGTCTGCGGCTTCGAGCTCGTGATGGCGACCTTCTCGCCGACGAGGGCGTTCGTGAGCGTGGACTTGCCCACGTTCGGCCGCCCGACGAACGACACGAACCCGGCACGGTATTCAGTCACGACCGTTCCTTCCCTCGGCGCCTGACTCGAAGGCCGCGCGCACGTCGATGAGCGCCTGGTCGGCCCAGGCGAGGATGGTGGAGATCCGGCGGCGCCGGCCCTCGGTGCGCTCGGCCTCGAGCACGAGCCCCGACACCGCGACCCGTTCGCCGGGTTGCGGCAGCCGGCCGAGCTCCTTGGTCAGCAGGCCGCCGACCGAGTCGACGTCGTCATCGTCGAGTTCGATGCCGAACAGCTCGCCGAGCTCGTCGATCGCCAGTCGCGCGTTCACCCGGAAGCGCCCGCCGTCGAGGGGTTCGACCTGGGCGGCCTCGCGGTCGTACTCATCGGAGATGTCGCCGACCAGCTCCTCGATGAGGTCTTCGAGGGTGACCAGACCGGCGATGCCGCCGTACTCGTCGACGACCATCGCCAGATGGTTCGACTCGCGCTGCATGCGCCGCAGCAGTGCGTCGGCCTTCATCGACTCGGGCACGTAGGCGGCCGGGCGCACCAGTTCGCCGACGGTCAGCGTCTCGGCGTCGAGCGATCGTTCGAACCCCACCTTCGCGAGATCGCGCAGGTACAGCACGCCGATGACGTCGTCGGCGTCGCGCCCCACCACGGGGATGCGCGAGTACCCGGCGCCCAGGAACACCGCCATCGCATGCGGCAGGTGGGCGGTCGACTCGATCGTGACCATGTCGGTGCGAGGCACCATGACCTCGCGCACCACCGTCGCGTTGAACTCGAAGATCGAGTGGATGAGCTCGCGGTCCTCCTCCTCGAGCACGTCGTGCTCGGTGGCGTCGTCGACGATGCTCAGCAGTTGCTCCTCGCTCGCCACGCCCGAAAATCGCGCACGCGACGGCGTCACCCGGTTGCCGAGCGCCACCAGCGCGTTGGCGATCGGCCCGAGCAGCAGCCGGATGAACCGCACGACGGGTGCGGCGACGCGCAGCACACCCCGCGCGTGCGCGCGGCCGACGCTGCGGGGGCTCGCCCCGACGAGCACGAACGACACCCCCGTCATGATGAGCGCCGACCACAGCAGCGCCCACCAGACGTTGTCGGCGAACGACGTGAAGGCGAGCGTCACGAGCACCGCCGCCGTGGTCTCGGCGATGATGCGGGTGAAGTTCACCGCGTTGACGTGGGCACCGGTGTCGTCGGCGATCGCAAGCAACGATCGACGTGCCCGCGACGCGAGCGCGAGGTCGACGAGGTCGGCCCGCGAGAGGGTGGCGAGGGCGGCGTCGACGGCGGCCATCAGGCCGCCGAACGCCACCAGCACGAGGGCGGCGGCGAGGAAGAGCCAGGGCTCCATGGTCAGCGGCGGCGCTCCTGCATGGCGAAGCCGACGAGGATGTCACGCTGGATGCCGAACATCTCCTTCTCTTCGGCCGGTTCGGCGTGATCGAAGCCCAGCAGATGCAGGATGCCGTGCGTGGTGAGCAGCTGCAGCTCGTCGAGCAGCGAGTGTCCGGCGGTCTTCGCCTGCGACTCGGCGACCTGCGGGCAGAGCACGACATC
Proteins encoded in this window:
- a CDS encoding sensor histidine kinase, with the translated sequence MHPTERLSRGKLTTDVVLATLFSLVSLPFALLGNGVDLVALVLFGTALAVRRLSPAWSLGIAWAGAVLQMLALRDLQLYDAAVLGVLYSTAAHGGRTVKWLGLASAIVGAFVATGYLGLVKTLFGGSADPAGEVLQVLLLLGILFVGAISVLVLAWTAGLLMRAVRESRETRRREEVATRERELAEYRYAVEQERNRIARDMHDVVAHSLAVVIAQADGARFAAAARPEAAIDALETVSTVARRALGDVRLLLAELRHAEGEAPQPVLDDLGELIAEMRRAGLDVRFTESGVRVPLGAGHQIAVYRIAQEGLTNALRHGDTSSPVEFELAWSPSAVRLVIENVLRADAPTDAVGFRHGIPGMRERAQLSGGGLQVEETAGRRFRLVAEIPASPMTEATA
- a CDS encoding hemolysin family protein is translated as MEPWLFLAAALVLVAFGGLMAAVDAALATLSRADLVDLALASRARRSLLAIADDTGAHVNAVNFTRIIAETTAAVLVTLAFTSFADNVWWALLWSALIMTGVSFVLVGASPRSVGRAHARGVLRVAAPVVRFIRLLLGPIANALVALGNRVTPSRARFSGVASEEQLLSIVDDATEHDVLEEEDRELIHSIFEFNATVVREVMVPRTDMVTIESTAHLPHAMAVFLGAGYSRIPVVGRDADDVIGVLYLRDLAKVGFERSLDAETLTVGELVRPAAYVPESMKADALLRRMQRESNHLAMVVDEYGGIAGLVTLEDLIEELVGDISDEYDREAAQVEPLDGGRFRVNARLAIDELGELFGIELDDDDVDSVGGLLTKELGRLPQPGERVAVSGLVLEAERTEGRRRRISTILAWADQALIDVRAAFESGAEGRNGRD
- a CDS encoding ABC transporter ATP-binding protein; protein product: MQNTPSELGLIARAVGLGKRYGTGQGEVIALDDVSIGLRRGEFTAIMGPSGSGKSTLMHLMAGLDTPTSGRVWLGDTDITELGDSALTVLRRRRIGFVFQSFNLVPTLDVRGNILLPFELDGRKPAATEQAWIDELIDTLGLRARLAHRPHELSGGQQQRVAIARALATRPDLVFADEPTGNLDSRTGREVLGLLASASSRSGQAIAMVTHDPIAASHADRILFLADGRIVRDQGRASAEEISSLMLQMEAAA
- a CDS encoding ABC transporter permease yields the protein MSRGIRDHLPTLLVAALSSGFGVTLLQITGMLTAVVSADDVMGSSATVALLLNLLAIAFIAIAVYVAAVTTANTVATVVAGRTRLIALLRLIGSSGRAQRAVIAREGLAVGAIGAVIGALVGTGAAWVVGRIGVATETIPAFDYGYLDPVLLVPMVAVVVTTWLAAWAGSRRVLSVRPAEALGNAGESSVAEVDRRVGRTVVGIVLIVLGAAALALGVLVGLVHPTGVLVGVVGGILSFTGIVLVADRIMPRVLRGVGRFLGGSPSARLAAENAVRHPERSTRMTIGLVIGVTLVTMFAVTMETYRHAVLDALSGQEQLEEAIGPVIDGTVAVFSALVGFSAVIAGVGLVNTLSISVLQRTREIGLLRALGFDRSQITRMILAEAAALTVAATLTGLVLGTAYGWFGAQSMLGSMTGEPQLIAPVVPWVIVGIVILAALVLTLAASITPARRAVRISPVVALAVE
- a CDS encoding response regulator, whose product is MRPIRVALVDDQALFRAGIRMLVESQPDLVFAGEAGDGVAAVQLVAESQPDVVLMDVRMPLLDGIAATQRILADTDRAGRPAPRIIVLTTFDLDENAARAIRAGASGFVLKDAAPEFLLAAIRTVHQGNAVLAATATRELFAHVGRGNGRRPAPAAWGELTSREREIFDLAARGLSNSEIAAAEFVSEATVKTHVSRVLQKLGLRDRVQLVVFAYEHDLPA
- the era gene encoding GTPase Era; the encoded protein is MTEYRAGFVSFVGRPNVGKSTLTNALVGEKVAITSSKPQTTRRAIRGIVHRERGQLILVDTPGLHRPRTLLGERLNTLVQTTLGDVDVIAFCVPANEAIGPGDRFINEQLDQYPRAKKVAIVTKTDAASKAKVAEQLLAVSQLREWASIIPVSAPKGEQLDVLVDELLALMPESEQPLYPAETLTDEDVTERIAELVREAALEGVSDELPHSIAVTVDDLIERDDKDLLEVYANVYVERDSQKGIIIGKGGSRLKEVGASARAQIEQLLGRKVYLALHVKVAKDWQRDPKQLGRLGF